TGCTCGCCGGGGATGTAGTCGATCTCGCCGCCCTTGGTGCGGACGAGGACGCGGTCCTCCTCGAACTCGCCGTTCTCCTTGAGCGGCGCGTTCGCCTGCGCGATGACGTGGCGGTCCTCGTCGTCGGCCGTGAGGTAGTGCACCTCGTCCGTGACCTTGCCGTCGACGACCTTGCGGTACGGGGTCTCGACGAAGCCGAACGGGTTGATACGACCGAACGACGCGAGCGAGCCGATCAGACCGATGTTCGGGCCCTCAGGGGTCTCGATCGGGCACATGCGGCCGTAGTGCGACGGGTGGACGTCACGGACCTCCATGCCGGCGCGGTCACGGGACAGACCACCCGGGCCGAGGGCCGACAGACGCCGCTTGTGCGTCAGGCCCGCGAGCGGGTTGTTCTGGTCCATGAACTGCGAGAGCTGCGACGTGCCGAAGAACTCCTTGATCGACGCCACGACCGGGCGGATGTTGATCAGGGTCTGCGGCGTGATGGCCTCGACGTCCTGCGTCGTCATGCGCTCGCGCACGACGCGCTCCATCCGGGACAGGCCCGTGCGGACCTGGTTCTGGATGAGCTCGCCGACCGCGCGGATGCGGCGGTTGCCGAAGTGGTCGATGTCGTCCGTCTCGACGCGGACCTCGATCGCCTCGCCGTTGCGCGTGCCGGGCAGCGTCGTGGCGTCGATGTGCAGCGCCGCGAGGTACTTGATCGTCGCGACGACGTCCTCGAGCGAGAGCACCGAGTCGGTGAGCGCGGCGTCCCGGCCGAGCTTCTTGTTGACCTTGTAGCGGCCGACCTTCGCGAGGTCGTAGCGCTTGGAGTTGAAGTAGAAGTTCTCCAGCAGGGCGCGGCCGGCCTCGACCGTCGGCGGCTCGCCCGGGCGGATCTTGCGGTAGAGGTCGAGCAGCGCCTCGTCCTGCGTCTGGACGTGGTCCTTCTCGAGCGTCTCGATGACGGCCGGGTACGCGGCGAACTCCTCGCGGATCTCGCCCTCGGTCATGCCGAGCGCCTTGAGCAGGACGGTCGCGTTCTGCTTGCGCTTGCGGTCGACGCGCACGCCGACGTTGTCGCGCTTGTCGATCTCGAACTCGAGCCACGCGCCACGGCTCGGGATGACCTTGGCCGTGAGGATGTCCTTGTCGGACGTCTTGTCCGCCGTGCGCTCGAAGTAGACGCCCGGGGAACGCACGAGCTGCGAGACGACGACGCGCTCGGTGCCGTTGATGATGAACGTGCCGCGCTCGGTCATGAGGGGGAAGTCACCCATGAAGACCGTCTGCGACTTGATCTCACCGGTCGTGTAGTTGACGAACTCGGCGGTGACGAACAGCGGCGCGGCGAAGGTGAAGTCCTTCTCCTTGCACTCCTCCGCCGTGTACTTCGGCGGCTCGAAGCGGTGCTCGCGGAAGGAGAGCGACATGGTGCCGCCGAAGTCCTCGATCGGGGAGATCTCCTCGAAGATCTCCTCGAGGCCGGCGGTCTGCGGGACGTCGTTGCGACCCGCCTCGACCGCTGCCGCCACGCGCGCCTGCCAGCGCTCGTTGCCCAGGAGCCAGTCCATGCTCTCGGTCTGCAGACCGAGCAGGTCGGGGACCTCGAGGGGCTCGTGGATCTTGGCGAAGGAGATGCGGCGAGAGGCGGTGCGGTTCGCGATGGCGTCGGCGGTCGGTGCAGAAGGGGTGCGCGAGGCAGCCAAGAGGGGTCCTTCCCTGCGGTCGAGAGCACGCTGCGCTGCCTGGCAAGGCGCGATCCCCGGCCGCGACGACGGTGTTCGACGCGCACGTACGTCGAGCTCCGAGTCGGGATATCTGAGATCGCGGGCACAGGCCAGCGCAAAGCGCTAGCATACTCGGCCCTGGCGCGAAAGTCCACCGGCTTCCGGCGCGCTCTCGTCGCACCCGCTCCAGCCGGACCCTGCGGTCCGCGGCCGCGCCCGGCCCTCCGGCCGGACGGGCGACCTCGTCGTCGCCGCGGCCATGGTGGCACACGAGCCGCGCCCGGGGGAAGCCGGAGGCCACGACGCTCTCCCGGCTGCCGTCCGTGGGGACGACGAAGGCCCGCCGCCCCACGCGGGGGTGACGGGCCTTCGTGCGTGAGCACCTCCGCTCCGGGGCGAGGCCCCGGGCGGAGTCAGGTCACTTGAGCTCGACGCTCGCGCCGGCGCCCTCGAGCTGCGCCTTCGCCTTCTCGGCCGTCTCCTTGTTGACGCCCTCGAGAACCGGCTTCGGCGCCTCGTCGACGAGGTCCTTGGCCTCCTTGAGGCCGAGCGACGTGAGCGCGCGCACCTCCTTGATGACCTGGATCTTCTTGTCACCGGCGGCGAGCAGGACGACGTCGAACGAGTCCTTCTCCTCCTCGGCGGGGGCGTCCGCGCCCGCACCACCGGCGGCCGGCGCGGCGGCGACGGCGACGGGGGCAGCGGCGGTGACCTCGAAGACCTCCTCGAAGGCCTTCACGAACTCGGACAGCTCGATCAGGGTCAGGCCCTTGAACTGCTCGATGAGCTCCTCGGTGCTGAGCTTCGCCATGAGAGGCGTTCCTTTCTTCGGTGCTCCGCGACGCGTCGTGCGTCGGAAGCGGGATGTGGGGTGATGCGCGGAGCGCTGACCAGGCCGGGGCCCGGGTCAGGCAGCCGCACCTTCCGACTCCTGCTTCTGACGCAGGGCATCGATGACACGAGCGGCCTGGGCGGTGTTCGCGGTGAAGACGTAGGCAGCCTGGTAGAGCTTGGCCTTCATCGCGCCGGCCGCCTTGGCCAGCAGGACCTCACGGGACTCGAGGTCCGCGAGCTTGGTGACCTCCGCGGCGGTCAGGGCGCGTCCGTCGAGGACACCACCCTTGATGACCAGCGCGGGGTTCGCCTTGGCGAAGTCACGCAGACCCTTGGCGGCCTCGACCGGGTCGCCGGTGACGAAGGCGATCGCCGACGGGCCCGCGAGCGCGTCGTCGAGGCCCGTCAGGCCGGCTTCCTTGGCCGCGATCGCGGTCAGCGTGTTCTTCACCACGGCGTAGGTTGCGTTGCCGCCGAGCGCGCGACGCAGCGTCTTGAGCTGCGCCACGGAGAGCCCGCGGTACTCGGTCAGCACGGCCGCGTTGGACGCACGGAACTTGTCCGCGATCTCCGCGACGGCGGCTGCCTTGTCCGGCCTCGCCATGGCAATCCTTCCGATGGTGGTGCCGGTCGGTCCCCAGAACGACGAAGAGCCCCGCGCAGGCGCGGGGCTCGACAGGGCGGGGCGGACGAACCGCACCATCATGTGGAACTCTCACCTGCGCTGGCCTCCGCGAGCTGCGGGACTTCGGTCGCTCCGACGAACGGAGACGACGACCGGCGGTCTTGGGCCCCACGAGACTACGGCAGCGACGGCCGACGACCAAATCGCCGCCGGACCCCGCGCACGAGGGCTCGGTCACACGGGCGCGCCCAGGCACACGAGAGGCACCAGCCCACCGCCACCGCGCTCGTGCTCCGCGCACGCCTGCGCGACCGCCGCAGCCACCGGCACGCCTGCGCGCATGCGCTCGTGCACGCCCGACATCACGTGCATCGCGGTCTCGTCGGGCAGCGGCGCGATCGCCGCCACCACGCACGGCACGCCCGTGCGCAGCAGCACGCTCGCCAGGCCCAGCGCCTCTCCCCCGGCCCGGATCGTCGCACGGCCGACCTCGCACGACGACAGCAGGACGAGGTCGGGCACCCGGCCGCCCGCGTCCAGCTCGTGCGCGAACAACGGGCCGTCGGCCAGCCGCAGCGACGAGAACAACGGGTTGTCCGGCTCGTGCCGCCCGTGCGCCGCGAGGTGCACCACACCCGGAGACGCGAGCGCCTCGGCGACGTTCGCGACGCTCGCCTCGTCCTCGACCAGCACACGCGCACCCGGCCACAGCTTGGCGACGTGCCGCGCCTCGTCGGCCGCGTGCACCAGGCCCGGGCCCGCGGCCGCCGTCAGCGGGGCGTCCGGCAGGCCCGCGCCCGCGTACCGCATCCAGTGGTGCACCGAAGGTGCGACGACCGTGGGCGCGCCCCGCCGGGAGGGCAGCATCGACCACGGCAGCACGCCCAGCCACCCGCCCGCGACGACGACGAGCTCGTCCGCGCCGTCGAGCACCGGCCGCACCACCGCGTCGAGCCGCTCGAGCGCACCCCGCAGCGACCGTTCCGCGACCGCACGCAGCTCCGCGGGCACCAGCGGGTTCGCGACGACCTCGAGGTCCGCGTGCACGCGCCGCACGAGCTCCGCGGCCGGCGCGGCCTCCCCCAGGTCGGCCAGCTCGGACCCCGCCACGCCCATGCTCACCGCGAGCAGGCGCCCCTCGTGGTCGATCACGTCGAGCAGCAGGGTCTGCGGACGTCGCGCGAGCAGCGCGCGCACCTCGTGCGCCCGACCCTCGCGCTCGTCGCGCGCGCTGCGCCCCGGCTCGTGCCACGACCGCGCGAGGATCTCCAGCTTGAGGCGCTGCGCGTCCGCGATCAGCTTGCGCCGCTCCGGGTCCGCCGCGGGACGGCCCGTGACGGGACGGCTGCCCTCCACGAGCCTGCGCAGCTGCGCGAGCAGCTCGGCCGTGCGGGGGTCGCGGGGCGGGTTGACGCGCGGCGCCCCGCCCATGACCGCACGCACGCGCTCGGCCGACTCGAGCACGCGCTCGGGGTGCCCCGTCGCGAGCGCGAGCCGCATGTCGAGCTCCGCGAGCGCCGTGCCGTGCACCGCGCCCGCCGTGCGCAGGTCGAGCGAGCCGAACCGGCTGCGGTGCAGCGCGAGGTCCCGCTGCCCCGCCCGCACGTGGTGCGCCGCCCGGTCGGGGCGGCCCGCCGCCACCGCCAGCAGCGCCCGGATCCGACGACCGTGCAGGCGCAACGTCAGCGGCTCCTCGGCCTGCACCGTGCCCAGCCCGTCGAGCACCCGCTCGGGGTCCGGCCCCACGCCGCGCGCCAGGTCCGCCTCGATGCGCAGGTAGGACGCCGCCCGCTGCCACGTCGGCCGACCGGTCGTCCGGCACAGCTCCTCGACCTCCGCGGCCCGCCGCGCCACGCCCGCCCAGCCGCTGCGCGACGCGCGGCCCTCGCTCTGGCGTGCCAGCACCCCCGCGTCCGCCTGCAGCTCCAGCAGCGACGAACGCACCACCCACGCCTCGTCGCCGCGCCGCGCGAATCGGCGCCGCGCGCTCGACGCCCAGTGCCGCGCGGCGACCGGGTCGCCGCGCAGCAGCGCGCACTCCGCACGACCCAGCTCGCACTCCGCCACCTCGCGCGGCAGCTTCTCGTCGGCGAACATCTGCGCGGCCTGCGCGAGCGTCGCGTCCGCGACGCCGACCAGGCCCGCCTCCAGCAGCACCTCGCTACGGTCCCGCAGCGCCGTGGGCCGCACCGGCCCGGGCAGGCTGCGGGCCGCCGCCTCCATCGTCGCGAGCGCCTCCGGCAGACGCCCCTCCCGGAAGTGCACGTACCCGAGGTTGTGCTCCGCCTTGAACACCAGCAGGTCGAAACCCGCGTCGCGCGCCCGGCGCGCGCACTCCGAGTAGTCCGCGCGCGCCGCCGCCGTGTCCCGACGCTCGCTGTGCAGCGTGCCGCGGTTGAGCAGCGCGCGGCACCCGTCCACGGGGTCCGCGACGTCGAGCTGCGCGACCGCGGCGTCCAGCGCGACGAGCGCCTCGTCCTGCCGCCCGCCGCGCAGCGCCAGCAGCCCCCGCACCCCCGCCGCCGCGGGGACGATACCCGGCCACGCGTGCGCGGCACCCGCCGCGACGAGCCCGTCGAGCTGCGCGAGTGCCGCCTGCGGACCGCCGCGCGTCTCGAACTCGCACTTCGCGAGCTCCATGAGCGCCCGCGCTCGCACGCGCACGCGCAACGGGTCGGTCAGCTCGTCGTCGCCCGGGAGCCGGTCGAGGCGCCCGAGCGCCGCGACCAGCCGACGACGCGCCTGGTTCGGGTGGCCCTCGGCGTTGTCCGCCTCGGCCAGGGCGACGTCCACCGCCACGCGCTCGAGAGCGGTGCGGTGGTCGCCGCCCGGCAGCGGCCCGGCGGAGGCCGGACCGGAGCGTTCGGCCATGGTGCCCGCTAGAGCTCGATCTGCGGGGTCACGACCGGCATGGTCGGGTCCGACGGGCGGCGCAGCACGAGCCGCGCGGGACCCCGGTGCAGGTCGACGAACGCGAACCGACCGTCCTCGTCCGACGTCGTCGTCGTGACGTGGCCCGACTGGTGCAGCTCGACGGCGAGCTCCCCCGCGGGCGCGGCCCACCCGTCGACGCGTACCAGGTCGTTCTCGTGGTGCACGGAGATCATCACGGTCAGGACGTCCGTGGTGAACGTGATCGTGCCGGCCTCGATGCTCGTCTCGTCGGTCCGTACCGCGAGCGCCGGCTCGCCGACGAGGTGCAGTTCGGCGAGCTCCGCGTGCAGGGCCTCCATCGTCAGGGCCAGGCCGATGCTGTCGACCAGCCCCTCGGGCACGGGGTCCGCAGCGTCCACGAGCGCGGCGAGACGGTCGAGGATCTCGATGTCGAGGTCGTCGACGGCGCCCCCGGCGAGCAGGGCGACGGTGACGTCGTCGGGGGTCATGACATGCTCCAGGAAGGGTCGGAGGCGAGGGCTGCGCGCAGCTTGGCGAGGCAGCGCCCGCGCGTGGGGCCGATGCTGCCCACCGGCATGCCCAGGGACTGGGAGACGACGGCGTAGTCGGGTCGGTCGACCATGGCGACCAGGCCGAGCAGGCGACGGCACCGCTCCGGCAGGGTGCGCACGTTGTCCCACAGGACACGGTCCCGCTCGTCGCGCACCGCACGGACGTCCGGCAGCTCGTCGGCCGGCGCCGCGAGCCACTCGGTCGCGGCCTCGTCCGAGTCCGTGCGGGCGGCCTCCTCGCGCGAGCGGCGCACCGCACGCCAGGCCGCGCGCTTCGCGGTGACGAGCGTCCACTGCAACGTCGCCCGGGGGTCGCGGATCGTGTCGATCTCACGCACCAGCGCGAGCCACACGTTCTGCACGATGTCCTGGGCCTGCTCCGTGCCGGCGCCCTGCGCCCGCACGGTGTGCCACAGCAGCGGCGTCATCACCTGCACGAGAGCCGCGAGCGGCGCAGGATCGCCGTCGCGGTACGCCAGCACAGCCCGGGCCGCCTGGTCGGCGAGCCCCTCCCCCTGGCCGCGGAGCGCGGTGTCCACCGGCTCCACCAGGTCGTCACTCATCATTGGCCCCTCACTCGACCGGTCCCGTCGGGCGGCCGTCCCATGACACTAGGACGGCCTGGACAAACCCGACAAGCACGTTGGCGCACGCGGAGCCGGGTCGTCGTCGAGGAGCACGCGCGCGGGACCCAGATACGCACCGGACGGACAGCGGGTGAAGTTCACCCGAGCGGGTGACGGGCGCACTAGCGTTCAGCCAGGGGGCGCCCGCGCCGGCCCGCACCGGCGCGCACGACGACGAGGTCCGCGCAGGTCAGGCGCAAGTCAGGCGGGCGCAGATGTATCAGGCCCGCCCCCCGACGCTCCTGACCGGCGGCCCTCGCAGCCCCTGGCCACCGTCACCCGTCTTGAGGAGTGTCGTCCCGATGACCGAGCAGGACCCCCGCACCGACCCGACGCCCGAGCCCGACGAGGCGCAGCCCACGGCGACCCGACCGCTCGAGGAGCGCGCCCGGATCCGCCCCACCAAGCGTGGCGTCGAGGACGTCCTGCTCTCCCGCTCCGGCGTCGTCGGCGTCGACATCGCCGAGAAGTGGTCCCAGGGCCGCCCCACCGGGCAGCAGGCCATCGTCGTGCACGTCGAGCGCAAGCGCCCCCTCGACGAGCTGTCCGACGACGAGCGCATCCCCGCCGAGTACGACGGCGTGCCCACCGACGTCGTCAGCGGCCGCGTCTCGCCGCTGGCCGCCACCGGCGGCACCGGTGCCGCGGGCCACGCCGCGCGCGTGCGTCCCCTCGCCGGAGGGCTGAGCATCGGCCCGTCCGACGCCGTGACCATCCCCGTCGAGGGCCGCGCGCAGCTGCGCAGCGTCAACGGCACCCTCGGGGTCGTCGTGCGCGAGCGCCACACCGGGCGCCCGTTCGCGCTCACCAACTGGCACGTCGCCGCAGGTGACGGGCGCGAGGACGTCGGGTCGTCGTGGCTGCAGCCCGCGATCGCCGACGGCGGACGCGCACGCGCGGACCGGTTCGGCGCGCTCGTGCGCGGCGCCGTCACCGACCGTATGGACGCCGCCGTCGTCGCGCTCGCACCCGGCGCGCCGTGGGTCCCCGGCATCGTCGGGATCGGCGCCGTCACCGGCGCAGGCCCCGCCGTCGTCGGCTCGACCGTCAGCAAGTCCGGACGCACGACCGGCCTGACCGTCGGCACCGTCGTGTCCACCGACTACACGACGGCCGTCGACTTCGGGCCCGGCGTCGGGCTGCGCACGCTGCGCGACCAGATCCGCGTCGAGCCCGCCGACGGCGCCGAGCGGTTCTCCGCCGGCGGGGACTCCGGCTCCGTGATCGTCGACGAGGACGGGGTCGTCGTCGGGCTGCTGTGGGCCGGCGAGGACGACGGGAGCTTCTCCGTCGCGAGCCCCATCGACGTCGTGCTCGACACGCTGGGGGTGTCCGTGGCCGCCGCGCCCCGCACGTGGCGCGACCGGCTGCGGGCCACGTCAGGGCGCCGGGCGTCGGGGGGCGCCCGCACCGACGGCGCGGACGGCGCCGCGGCCGACGCCTCCGGCGACCGGGACGCGCAGGGGGCGTCCCGGCTCGCCGGGGCGTCGACCCAGCCGTTCACCGAGCCGTTCACCGAACCGTTCACCGAGGCGCTCGGAGCGAACCCGTTCACGGAGCCGTTCACCGAGCCCTTCACGGAGCCCTTCACCGAGCCCTTCACGGAGCCCTTCACGGAGCCGTTCACCGAGGCGCTCGGTACGAACCCGTTCACGGAGCCCTTCACGGAGCCGTTCACGGAGCCCTTCACCGAGGCGCTCGGAGCGAACCCGTTCACCGAGCCGTTCACCGAGCCGTTCACCGAGCCGTTCACCGAGCCGTTCACGGAGCCCTTCACGGAGCCGTCTACCGAGGCACTCGGAGCGAACCCGTTCACCGAGCCGTTCACCGAGCCCTTCACGGAGCCGTTCACGGAGCCGTTCACCGAGGCACTGGGAGCGAACCCGTTCACGGAGCCGTTCACGGAGCCGTTCACGGAGCCGTTCACCGAGCCGTTCACGGAGCCGTTCACCGAGGCCGCCGCCGACGCCCGGCGGACGCGCGCGGCGTACGTCGCGGGCCGGCGGATCGGGGTCACGCAGGCACGTGCCGCGTACGCGGCGGGTGTCCGCGCGGGTCGTCGCGCGGGGGCGGCGGCGAGTGGCGCGACGGCGACGCGCGTCGCACGGCAGGCGTACCGCGCGGGCTACGTCGCGGCGTACCGCGCCGCGGTCAAGGCGCTCGCCCTCCGGGCGCAGGCCGCCCGTCGCGGTGCGGCGCGTTCGGCCTACGTCGCGGGCTTCCGCGCCGGCGTGCGGGCTGCGGGGAGCTCGGGGGGAGACTCCCGCAGCTGAGCGGACGCCGGTCCGCGGGTACGACGAAGGGTCCGACCCCCGTGGGGGTCGGACCCTTCGTGCTGGTGGACCGTGCTCGGTCCTCAGACGTGCTGGGGACTCAGTCCTCGTCCTCGGCGGTCAGGTTCCGGGTCTTGTTCTGGTCGAGCAGGATCCCGGGGCCGTTCGTGGTCGAGATGGTCGCCTTGGTGATGTAGCGGCCCTTCGACGCGGCGGGCTTGAGACGCAGGATCTCGTCGAGCGCCGCGGCGTAGTTCTCGACCAGCGCGACGTCGGAGAACGACGTCTTGCCGATGATGAAGTGCAGGTTGGCGTGACGGTCCACGCGGAACTCGATCTTGCCGCCCTTGATGTCCGCGACGGCCTTGGCCACGTCCATCGTCACGGTGCCGGTCTTCGGGTTCGGCATGAGACCACGCGGGCCCAGGACCTTGCCGAGTCGACCGACCTTGCCCATGAGGTCCGGGGTCGCGACCGCGGCGTCGAAGTCGGTCCAGCCGCCGGCGACCTTCTCGATGAGCTCGTCGCCGCCGACCTCGTCCGCACCGGCGGCGCGGGCCTGCTCGGCACGCTCGCCGTTCGCGAACACGATCACGCGCGCGGTCTTGCCGGTGCCGTGGGGCAGGTTGACCGTGCCACGGACCATCTGGTCCGCCTTGCGCGGGTCGACACCGAGTCGGAAGACGACCTCGACGGTCGCGTCGAACTTGGAGACGGAGGTCTCCTGCGCCAGACGGACGGCCGCGAGGGGGCTGTAGACCTTGCCGTCCTCGATCTTCTCGACGGCGGCGCGGTACGCCTTGCTGTGCTTGGGCATCTGCTTCTCCTTGGTGAGCAGTCGTGGTCAGACGGGCCGCACAGGGCCCTGCCACTGGGGGTGGGGACGAGGGGTCAGCCCTCGACCTTGATACCCATCGACCGGGCGGTGCCGGCGATGATCTTCTCGGCCGCGTCGAGGTCGTTCGCGTTGAGGTCCTCGAGCTTGGTGGACGCGATCTCGCGCACCTGCTCGCGGGTCAGCGTCGCGACCTTGACCGTGTGCGGCGTGGGCGAGCCCTTGGCGACGCCCGCGGCCTTCTTGATGAGCTCGGCGGCCGGCGGCGTCTTCGTGATGAACGTGAACGAGCGGTCCTCGTACACGGTGATCTCGACGGGGATGACGTTGCCGCGCTGCGACTCGGTCGCCGCGTTGTACGCCTTGCAGAACTCCATGATGTTCACGCCGTGCTGACCGAGCGCGGGGCCGATCGGCGGGGCGGGCGTGGCCGCACCGGCGTTGATCTGGAGCTTGATGAGGCCGGTGACCTTCTTCTTGGGGGGCATGACGCCACCTCTTCCTTGCTTGTGGGCCGACGCCGTGGGCGATGACCCGGTTGCAGGTCGTGCCCGCGGCGCGGGCACGAGACGCCCCGAGGGGCGCGTCCGGTCAGATCTTGGCGACCTGGCTGAACGACAGCTCGACCGGGGTCTCCCGGCCGAAGATGGAGACGAGCACCTTGAGCTTCTGCGCCTCGGCGTTGATCTCGGAGATCGTCGCGGGCAGCGTGTCGAAGGGGCCGTCGGTGACCGTGACCGACTCGCCGACCGTGAAGTCGACCTGGATCGCGGCGGCGGCCTTCGCCGCGGCGGCCGGGGCCGCCGGGGCCTTCGTCTCGAGCGTGGGCGCGAGCATCGAGAAGACCTCGTCCAGCGTGAGCGGGACGGGCTGGTGCGTGTGCCCGACGAAGCCCGTGACGCCCGGCGTGTGCCGCACGGCGCCCCACGACTCGTCGGTCAGGTCCATGCGCACGAGGACGTAGCCGGGGATCCGGACGCGGCGCACGACCTTGCGCTGCGCGTTCTTGATCTCCACGACCTCCTCCATGGGGACCTCCACCTGGTAGATGAAGTCCTCCATGTTGAGGCTCTGCGTGCGGTTCTCGAGGTTCGCCTTCACGCGGTTCTCGTAGCCCGCGTAGGAGTGGATGACGAACCAGTCACCGGGCAGGCTGCGCAGACGCGCCTTGAACGCGGCGACCGGGTCCTCGTCGGGGTCGACCTCGTCGCTCTCCTCGGCACCGGGCTCGTCGGCCGGCTCCTCGGTGGCGGACTCGTCGACGACGACCTCGTCGGACGCAACCTCGTCCGCGACCGACGCCTCGACGGCGTCGACCGACTCCACGGCGTCCGACAGCTCGACGTCGGCCGGGGTGGGCTCAGACGACTCGTGCGACACGTACGAACCTGCTTTCTTCCAGTGCGGAGGTGCGGCTCGACCGAGCCTGGCGGGCCACGCGGGCCGCGGGGGTCAGCCCCCGAAGACCCAGAACGTGACCTTGCCGATGCCCAGGTCGACCAGGGTGACGAACGCCATGACCACGGCGACGAACACCAGCACGACCGACGTGTAGGTGATGAGGTCCTGCCGCGTGGGGCGGACCACCTTCTTGAGCTCGGCGACGACCTGGCGCACGAACAGCGCGATGCGCGCGAACAGGCCACGGCGCTCGCCGGACGGGGCCTTCGGCGCGGTCTTCCGCGCCGAACCCTCGGCGCCGGACGCCGCGGAGGCTGCGGTTTCGCTCACGTGTCGGCCTCTGTGTCTCGTCGATGCTCGGACTGTCCCTGTCTGCACGGGAGTGCAGACAGGGAGATTGCGCAGGGCAGACAGGACTCGAACCTGCAACCTGCGGTTTTGGAGACCGCTGCGCTACCAATTGCGCCACTGCCCTACGGCGGTCCCGGTCCAGGACGACGAGCTCCCCACGTGCTCAGGAGCATGCTCCCGAGGCCCGTGCGGGCACAGGTCATCTTGGCGAACGTCAACCGCCGGTGGACAACCATACGGGACGGAGCGCCCCGGGTCGAACCGCGTCCGGGACGAACCGACGAGGGGCACGCGACGGGCGGCCGACGGGCACCCGGCGGACGGCGCACGGACGGCGCACGGACGGCACCCGAGCGCTGCTCGCGCACCGGAATGCGCACGCGTCCGGCGCGTGACCTCTGCCACTATGACCGGGTGAGCCAGCAGACGTCGCAGCCCCGTTCCCGTGTCTCGAAGCGCCTCGCCGCCATCGCACCCTCGGCGACGCTCGCGGTCGACGCGAAGGCCAAGGCCCTCAAGGCCGCGGGCCGCCCCGTGATCGGCTTCGGTGCGGGCGAGCCGGACTTCCCCACGCCGAGCGCGATCGTCGACGCCGCCGCGGCCGCGGTGCACGACCCCACGAACCACCGGTACACCCCGGCCGCCGGCCTGCCGGCGCTGCGCGAGGCGATCGCCGCCAAGACGCTGCGCGACTCGGGCTAC
The sequence above is a segment of the Cellulomonas palmilytica genome. Coding sequences within it:
- a CDS encoding peptidase S32, whose amino-acid sequence is MTEQDPRTDPTPEPDEAQPTATRPLEERARIRPTKRGVEDVLLSRSGVVGVDIAEKWSQGRPTGQQAIVVHVERKRPLDELSDDERIPAEYDGVPTDVVSGRVSPLAATGGTGAAGHAARVRPLAGGLSIGPSDAVTIPVEGRAQLRSVNGTLGVVVRERHTGRPFALTNWHVAAGDGREDVGSSWLQPAIADGGRARADRFGALVRGAVTDRMDAAVVALAPGAPWVPGIVGIGAVTGAGPAVVGSTVSKSGRTTGLTVGTVVSTDYTTAVDFGPGVGLRTLRDQIRVEPADGAERFSAGGDSGSVIVDEDGVVVGLLWAGEDDGSFSVASPIDVVLDTLGVSVAAAPRTWRDRLRATSGRRASGGARTDGADGAAADASGDRDAQGASRLAGASTQPFTEPFTEPFTEALGANPFTEPFTEPFTEPFTEPFTEPFTEPFTEALGTNPFTEPFTEPFTEPFTEALGANPFTEPFTEPFTEPFTEPFTEPFTEPSTEALGANPFTEPFTEPFTEPFTEPFTEALGANPFTEPFTEPFTEPFTEPFTEPFTEAAADARRTRAAYVAGRRIGVTQARAAYAAGVRAGRRAGAAASGATATRVARQAYRAGYVAAYRAAVKALALRAQAARRGAARSAYVAGFRAGVRAAGSSGGDSRS
- the rplJ gene encoding 50S ribosomal protein L10 produces the protein MARPDKAAAVAEIADKFRASNAAVLTEYRGLSVAQLKTLRRALGGNATYAVVKNTLTAIAAKEAGLTGLDDALAGPSAIAFVTGDPVEAAKGLRDFAKANPALVIKGGVLDGRALTAAEVTKLADLESREVLLAKAAGAMKAKLYQAAYVFTANTAQAARVIDALRQKQESEGAAA
- a CDS encoding CHAT domain-containing protein; the encoded protein is MAERSGPASAGPLPGGDHRTALERVAVDVALAEADNAEGHPNQARRRLVAALGRLDRLPGDDELTDPLRVRVRARALMELAKCEFETRGGPQAALAQLDGLVAAGAAHAWPGIVPAAAGVRGLLALRGGRQDEALVALDAAVAQLDVADPVDGCRALLNRGTLHSERRDTAAARADYSECARRARDAGFDLLVFKAEHNLGYVHFREGRLPEALATMEAAARSLPGPVRPTALRDRSEVLLEAGLVGVADATLAQAAQMFADEKLPREVAECELGRAECALLRGDPVAARHWASSARRRFARRGDEAWVVRSSLLELQADAGVLARQSEGRASRSGWAGVARRAAEVEELCRTTGRPTWQRAASYLRIEADLARGVGPDPERVLDGLGTVQAEEPLTLRLHGRRIRALLAVAAGRPDRAAHHVRAGQRDLALHRSRFGSLDLRTAGAVHGTALAELDMRLALATGHPERVLESAERVRAVMGGAPRVNPPRDPRTAELLAQLRRLVEGSRPVTGRPAADPERRKLIADAQRLKLEILARSWHEPGRSARDEREGRAHEVRALLARRPQTLLLDVIDHEGRLLAVSMGVAGSELADLGEAAPAAELVRRVHADLEVVANPLVPAELRAVAERSLRGALERLDAVVRPVLDGADELVVVAGGWLGVLPWSMLPSRRGAPTVVAPSVHHWMRYAGAGLPDAPLTAAAGPGLVHAADEARHVAKLWPGARVLVEDEASVANVAEALASPGVVHLAAHGRHEPDNPLFSSLRLADGPLFAHELDAGGRVPDLVLLSSCEVGRATIRAGGEALGLASVLLRTGVPCVVAAIAPLPDETAMHVMSGVHERMRAGVPVAAAVAQACAEHERGGGGLVPLVCLGAPV
- the rplK gene encoding 50S ribosomal protein L11; translated protein: MPPKKKVTGLIKLQINAGAATPAPPIGPALGQHGVNIMEFCKAYNAATESQRGNVIPVEITVYEDRSFTFITKTPPAAELIKKAAGVAKGSPTPHTVKVATLTREQVREIASTKLEDLNANDLDAAEKIIAGTARSMGIKVEG
- the rplA gene encoding 50S ribosomal protein L1, with amino-acid sequence MPKHSKAYRAAVEKIEDGKVYSPLAAVRLAQETSVSKFDATVEVVFRLGVDPRKADQMVRGTVNLPHGTGKTARVIVFANGERAEQARAAGADEVGGDELIEKVAGGWTDFDAAVATPDLMGKVGRLGKVLGPRGLMPNPKTGTVTMDVAKAVADIKGGKIEFRVDRHANLHFIIGKTSFSDVALVENYAAALDEILRLKPAASKGRYITKATISTTNGPGILLDQNKTRNLTAEDED
- the rplL gene encoding 50S ribosomal protein L7/L12 — its product is MAKLSTEELIEQFKGLTLIELSEFVKAFEEVFEVTAAAPVAVAAAPAAGGAGADAPAEEEKDSFDVVLLAAGDKKIQVIKEVRALTSLGLKEAKDLVDEAPKPVLEGVNKETAEKAKAQLEGAGASVELK
- a CDS encoding transthyretin-like family protein yields the protein MTPDDVTVALLAGGAVDDLDIEILDRLAALVDAADPVPEGLVDSIGLALTMEALHAELAELHLVGEPALAVRTDETSIEAGTITFTTDVLTVMISVHHENDLVRVDGWAAPAGELAVELHQSGHVTTTTSDEDGRFAFVDLHRGPARLVLRRPSDPTMPVVTPQIEL
- a CDS encoding RNA polymerase sigma factor — translated: MSDDLVEPVDTALRGQGEGLADQAARAVLAYRDGDPAPLAALVQVMTPLLWHTVRAQGAGTEQAQDIVQNVWLALVREIDTIRDPRATLQWTLVTAKRAAWRAVRRSREEAARTDSDEAATEWLAAPADELPDVRAVRDERDRVLWDNVRTLPERCRRLLGLVAMVDRPDYAVVSQSLGMPVGSIGPTRGRCLAKLRAALASDPSWSMS